The genomic stretch TATTCGTGATCAAGGAGATATCCGGCGCGAATCCCCTCAGACACGGGTATGATAATCATGATGACGCGCATGGCTGGCAAGCAGACAATCAGCGCGAACAGCGTTTGCCCAAGGCCATATATCCGGAATTCGACTTGAACATGGTATGAACGAGGAGTGTTTGCCGATGAGCGACGTGAAAGAGGGCGAAAAGGCCCCTGATTTTAGCCTGCCGGTTGCCGAAGGGCGGGTTTTCTCAGCTGCCGATGCGAAGGGCAAGTGGCTGGTGCTTTATTTCTATCCGAAGGATGACACCAAGGGCTGCACGGTCGAGGCCGTCGCCTTTACCGCCCTTGCCGATGAATTCGAGAAGGCCGGAGCAATTGTCATCGGCGTTTCGCCCGACACGCTTCAAAGCCACGGCCGCTTCGCGAAGAAGCATGACCTTACCGTGCTGCTCGGCTCCGACGAGGACCACAGCGTCGCCGAGGCCTACGGCGTGTGGAAGGAGAAGAGCATGTATGGCCGCAAATTCATGGGCATCGAACGCTCCACCTTCCTGATCGGGCCGGACGGCGTTCTCAAAAAGATATGGCGCAAGGTCAAGGTCGACGGCCATGCCGAGGCCGTACTTGCCGAAGTCGGGGGCGAAGGCTGAGGCCGGCCCCGGACACTGCCCGAAAAGCGACGCGAAAAGAGCCCGCGAGCCCCCATGCTTCCGGGCTTTTCTTGACTCTCGCGCGGTTTGGTACTATCCCGCCCTCGTAAACGCGAAGGCGGCCAAGGATCCGTCTATTTGTCAACGACAACACGGAACACGTTTCCCTTTGACCTCATTTTCAGATCTTGGGCTCAGCCCCAAAGTACTTTCCGCCGTAACCGAGGCCGGTTACAGCGAACCGACGCCCATCCAGGCGGGCGCGATACCGCACGCACTGACCCGCCGCGACGTCTGCGGCATCGCCCAGACCGGCACCGGCAAGACCGCCTCTTTCGTGCTGCCCATGCTGACGCTTCTGGAGCGCGGCCGCGCCCGCGCCCGCATGCCGCGCACGCTGATCCTCGAACCGACGCGCGAACTCGCGGCCCAGGTTGCCGAAAATTTCGAGAAATACGGCAAGAAACACAAGCTCAACGTTGCGCTCCTGATCGGCGGCGTCTCCTTTGACGAACAGGACCGCAAGATCGAGCGCGGCGCCGATGTGCTGATCGCCACGCCCGGACGCCTGCTCGACCATACCGAACGCGGCAAGCTTTTGATGACCGGCGTCGAGATTTTCGTCATCGACGAGGCCGACCGCATGCTCGACATGGGCTTCATTCCCGATATCGAGCGGATCGCCAAGCTCATTCCGTTCACGCGCCAGACCCTGTTCTTCTCGGCCACCATGCCGGCCGAAATCCAGAAGCTTGCCGACCGGTTCCTTCAGAACCCGGCCCGCATCGAAGTCGCTCCGCCGTCCTCCACGGCCGCGACGGTGGAGCAGAAGCTCGTCGCCTCGAAGGCGAAGGACTACGAGAAGCGCGAGACGCTGCGCGCGATCATCGACCAGCAGGACGACCTGAAGAACGCGATCATCTTCTGCAACCGCAAGAAATCGGTCGCCGACCTGCTGCGTTCGCTGCAGCGCCACGAATATGCCTGCGGCGCGCTGCACGGCGACATGGACCAGCATTCGCGCACCACGATCCTGCAGAATTTCCGAGACGGAAAACTGCCGCTGCTGGTGGCCTCGGACGTCGCTGCCCGCGGGCTCGACATTCCCGATGTCAGCCACGTGTTCAACTATGACGTTCCGATCCATGCGGAAGACTATGTCCACCGCGTCGGCCGCACCGGACGCGCCGGCCGCAAGGGCAAGGCCTTTACCATCGCCACGGCGAAGGATGCCAAGTTCGTCGACGCGATCGAGAAGCTGATCGACCGGAAGATCGACTGGGTGGACGGCCCGCCCTCTTCTCACGCCGATGCGGAAACCGACGAAAAGCCGGCGCCGCGCGCGCGCCGCGGAGCCAGGAAGCAGGCCCCTGCAGCGGAAAGCAGGAGCGAGCCGAAGGCTGCGCCCAAATCCGAACCGAAGGCGGCGCCGCAGCAGGACAACCACGCCGCAAGGCCGGCCAATGCGGCAAATGCCAAACCCGCCGGCGGCAGGCCCGCCAATGACGACCGGAAGCGCTCACGCCGCCGCGACCGGGACGACGAGCCGACGCCCGTCGGCTTCGGTGACGACATTCCCGCATTCATGCTGATCGGCGCAAAAAACTGAGAAAGTCGGGGTGACTGATCCCAATCGCCCCGCTTTGCCGCGCGTGCCGCCTTTGGTCCGCGTGCCGCAGCCCGCATGAAATGCCTAGCGCATCGGCCCGAAAATCGGAATCGATTTTCGGGCCGATGCGTAGATTCAATAGGTCAGAGCGTCCTTTGTGCGTCCGAATGGACGCACGGCGCTCTAAGCCAAACAGGCATGCCAAACGAGAAAGAGCCGCACTTCCTGGGAGTGAAGCGCGGCTCTAATTGTGCAGGAAAACGGTTCGTTTGATAAGAATTCAGTAGGAATTGAGTGAATTCACCTTCATTCAAAAGAGATTCATCAAAGTTTCGTAATAATCTTGCAATATGCAAATATTCTTATAGCACGCTTCTTTTTTGGTCAAGCCTATTTTTTAGACAAATTCATGACGGTCACAGGGTCCGGTATGCGCGGCGGTAATACATCAGCGCCTCGTCATCTTCGCCGCACTGCGTCCTGACGACCTCGCCGATGAGGATCCAGTGGGTCGACATCTCCTTCGCCTCGACGAGGCGGCAGTCGAAACTGGCAAGCGCATCTTCCAGAACCGGCGCGCCGGAGCCGCCGAAATCCCAAGCGCCCTTTGCGAATCGCTCTTGCGCGGAAAGGCCGCCGAGCCCGGAAAAGGCATCGGCCAGCGGCTTGTGGCGGGCGCCGAGCGTGTTGACCGCGAAATTGCCGCTCTCGAGAAAGACCATATTCTTTGCGTTCAGCCGGTTGACGCAGGCAAGCACCGTGGGCGGCGCGTCGGATACCGAGCAGCAGGCCGTCGCCGTCACGCCGCGCAGCGCGCCGTCATGCGCGGTGGTCACGACCTGGACATGGCCGGCGAAGCGGGCCATCGCATCGCGATAGGCACGGGTAAAGGGCTGATCATCATGCATGGCGAGAGCGATACCGGTGGTGTGGTGAAATAGACAAAAACCGTCCCTTCATCTCTTGGTCCGGGTACTTACGGCGTTGCCCCTCACTCTGGCAAGGGGTATGACTCCGTTAACGCGCCTGAGTGAGAAACAGACCTGCCATCATGAGATCTTTTAAGGCCCGCCTTGTCCTTGCCGCGCTGATTGTCAGCGCCGCCGCGCCCGCAAATGCCCAACAGGTCGGCGTCGTGGCCCCGCTGAACGGCGACTATGCCGTGCTCGGCGCACAGATGCTCGACGGCGCCGGGCTTGCCGCGCGCAATCTGGACATCGACCTGACCGTCATCGACGAAGACTGCGAAGAAAACAACGGCGCGTCTGTCGCCGAGGCGCTCGAAGACGCGGGCGTCGGGATTGCTGTCGGCTTCTTCTGCAGCGAGACCTTGCGCACTGCCCTGCCCGTCCTCGCCGAGGCCGGCATTCCCGCCATCACCGTCTCCGTCCGGTCGCTGCCGCTGATGACCGATGCGCTCGCCAATGGCTGGCCGCTTTTCCGGCTGGCGCCGAACCGGCAGGACCAGGTGGACGCGATCGTCACGCTGATCATGACCGAATGGGTCGACCAGCCGGTCGCCCTTGTCGATGACGGCACGATCTACTACCGCGAACTCGTCAACGCCGTGCGCAACGAAATCGAGGCGCGCGGGCTGGAGCCGGTCTTCACCGACACCTTCCGTCCCGCCCAGCAGCAGCAATTGTCGCTTGTGCGCCGTCTCGACCAGGCGGGCGCCGCGCGGGTGCTGGTCGGCGGCACGCGCGGCGATGTCGCGATCATCGGCCGGGACGCGCGCGAACAGGGCGTTGCCCTCACGCTTCTCGGCGATGACGGCTTGCGCGCGATGGAAACCACGCCGCCGCTTGAGGACGGGACGCTGGCGATTGCGCTGCCCGACTACGGCGCTCTGCCGCCGGCGGCCGAGATCGCCGATGCTGCCGGCGCCGCCGATATCGTGCCGGAAGGCTATGTCGTGCCGGGCGCGGCCGCCGTTCAGGTCGCAGGCCAGGCGCTTGCCGCCGCCCGGGCAGACGGCGGCGGGATCGACGAGGCGCTTCTGAACCACACTTTCGACACAGCGATCGGCCCTGTCCGCTTCACCGCAAGGCACGAGCTGGCCGACAATCCGTTCTTTCTGCTGCGCTGGCAGAACGGCGAATTCGTTCCCGTCTTCGACAGCGCGCGTGAGTAAGACAGGCCGGCAACGCCTGAGAGCCGGCAAGACATGAGAAAATGGCCTTCGGGCCCCGCATTGAGGAACAAGCAAGTGAAACGTCCGCTCCGTATCGCGCCGTCCATCCTGTCGGCCGACTTTTCCAATCTTGGCCCGGAGGTCAAGGCCGTCGTCGATGACGGCGCCGACTGGGTCCATCTCGATATCATGGATGGCCATTTCGTGCCCAATATCACCTTCGGCCCACCGGTGGTGAAGGCGCTGCGCCCCCACACGGATGCGATCTTCGACTGCCATCTGATGATTGCGCCTGCCGATCCCTATATCGAAGCCTTCGCCAAGGCCGGTTGCGACATCATCACCGTTCACCAGGAGGCCGGCCCGCACCTGCACCGCTCGCTGCAGACCATCCGCAATCTCGGCAAGAAGGCGGGCGTGGCGCTCAATCCGGCAACGCCGGTGTCGATGATCGAACATGTGATCGACGATCTCGACCTGATCCTGATCATGACCGTCAATCCGGGCTTCGGCGGCCAGAAATTCATTCCCGCCACCTTGCGCAAGATCGAGCAGGCCAATGCGCTGATCGGCGACCGGCCGATCGATCTCGAAGTCGACGGCGGAATCGCGCCCGACACGGTCGGCGCCGTGACCAAGGCAGGCGCCAACGCGCTCGTCGCCGGTTCGGCAATCTTCGGCAAGGCGGAAAACGGCAGCTATCGCGCCCCGATCGAGGCTCTGCGCGCGGGAGAAGAATGAAGCAACGACCGGAGGCGACCAACAGGAGAAAGACATGCCCCGCTTCATGCCCCTGACCATGCTTGCCGCAGCAGCCGGGCTTTCGGCGCAGATGGCCGCCGCCGGCGACTTCGCCACCTTCACCCCGCTCGGCTTTTCGGATGATGGCGGCGTCTTCGCCTTCGAGGAATTCGGCGTCGAGGATGGCTCCGGCTTTCCCTATTCGAACATCTTCTTCATCGATACCGAACGCGATGCCTTTCTCGACGAGACCCCTTTCCGCGTGCGGCAGGAGGACGAGAACGCGACCATCAGCTCCGCGCGCGGCCTTACCGTCGGCGAGGCGCTGCCGCTGATCCAGGAATACAACCTGCTTGCCCATCCCGGCTGGCTTGCCGCCTTCAATCCGGTCACCGAAGAGGTCGCGGGCGACAGCCAGACGATCCGCTACCGTTCGCACCCGAACCTTTCGCCCGTCGGAACGCTTTCTCTGGAAACCTTCGCGCTCGATCCGATTTCGGCCTGCGCGGCGGTCACCCCGGATGCGCGGGGCTTCCGCCTTGCCTATACCGATCCGGAGGGCGAGACCCGCACGATCCACGAGGACAGCCGCATCCCCACCAGCCGGAACTGCCCGACGGATTACCGGCTCGGCGGCGTGATGACCTATGGCGGCGGCGGGGCAAATGCCGTCCATGTCGCGCTGGTCACCGTGCTCTCGCGTGGCTTCGAGGGACCGGACGGCCGCTGGATCGCCGTTCCCTTCAGGCCCTAGCCGGCATTTTGGGTCCGTTTTTGGGCGGTCGCGCCGTTTCCTTTGCGGGAAAAATGCTCTAGAGCATTTCGCATTCAGGTGAAAACACCTGACATCCGCGAAAAAGCGGCAAGACAATAAGATAGAGCGGTTCAGCATTGCCGTGAAAAGCTGGACCGCTAGAGAGCGTTTCAGGCCTGAAAATCCAGGCCGGCA from Martelella sp. AD-3 encodes the following:
- a CDS encoding peroxiredoxin, with the protein product MSDVKEGEKAPDFSLPVAEGRVFSAADAKGKWLVLYFYPKDDTKGCTVEAVAFTALADEFEKAGAIVIGVSPDTLQSHGRFAKKHDLTVLLGSDEDHSVAEAYGVWKEKSMYGRKFMGIERSTFLIGPDGVLKKIWRKVKVDGHAEAVLAEVGGEG
- a CDS encoding DEAD/DEAH box helicase; the protein is MTSFSDLGLSPKVLSAVTEAGYSEPTPIQAGAIPHALTRRDVCGIAQTGTGKTASFVLPMLTLLERGRARARMPRTLILEPTRELAAQVAENFEKYGKKHKLNVALLIGGVSFDEQDRKIERGADVLIATPGRLLDHTERGKLLMTGVEIFVIDEADRMLDMGFIPDIERIAKLIPFTRQTLFFSATMPAEIQKLADRFLQNPARIEVAPPSSTAATVEQKLVASKAKDYEKRETLRAIIDQQDDLKNAIIFCNRKKSVADLLRSLQRHEYACGALHGDMDQHSRTTILQNFRDGKLPLLVASDVAARGLDIPDVSHVFNYDVPIHAEDYVHRVGRTGRAGRKGKAFTIATAKDAKFVDAIEKLIDRKIDWVDGPPSSHADAETDEKPAPRARRGARKQAPAAESRSEPKAAPKSEPKAAPQQDNHAARPANAANAKPAGGRPANDDRKRSRRRDRDDEPTPVGFGDDIPAFMLIGAKN
- a CDS encoding flavin reductase family protein; protein product: MHDDQPFTRAYRDAMARFAGHVQVVTTAHDGALRGVTATACCSVSDAPPTVLACVNRLNAKNMVFLESGNFAVNTLGARHKPLADAFSGLGGLSAQERFAKGAWDFGGSGAPVLEDALASFDCRLVEAKEMSTHWILIGEVVRTQCGEDDEALMYYRRAYRTL
- a CDS encoding ABC transporter substrate-binding protein, coding for MRSFKARLVLAALIVSAAAPANAQQVGVVAPLNGDYAVLGAQMLDGAGLAARNLDIDLTVIDEDCEENNGASVAEALEDAGVGIAVGFFCSETLRTALPVLAEAGIPAITVSVRSLPLMTDALANGWPLFRLAPNRQDQVDAIVTLIMTEWVDQPVALVDDGTIYYRELVNAVRNEIEARGLEPVFTDTFRPAQQQQLSLVRRLDQAGAARVLVGGTRGDVAIIGRDAREQGVALTLLGDDGLRAMETTPPLEDGTLAIALPDYGALPPAAEIADAAGAADIVPEGYVVPGAAAVQVAGQALAAARADGGGIDEALLNHTFDTAIGPVRFTARHELADNPFFLLRWQNGEFVPVFDSARE
- the rpe gene encoding ribulose-phosphate 3-epimerase, translating into MKRPLRIAPSILSADFSNLGPEVKAVVDDGADWVHLDIMDGHFVPNITFGPPVVKALRPHTDAIFDCHLMIAPADPYIEAFAKAGCDIITVHQEAGPHLHRSLQTIRNLGKKAGVALNPATPVSMIEHVIDDLDLILIMTVNPGFGGQKFIPATLRKIEQANALIGDRPIDLEVDGGIAPDTVGAVTKAGANALVAGSAIFGKAENGSYRAPIEALRAGEE
- a CDS encoding DUF2259 domain-containing protein; the encoded protein is MPRFMPLTMLAAAAGLSAQMAAAGDFATFTPLGFSDDGGVFAFEEFGVEDGSGFPYSNIFFIDTERDAFLDETPFRVRQEDENATISSARGLTVGEALPLIQEYNLLAHPGWLAAFNPVTEEVAGDSQTIRYRSHPNLSPVGTLSLETFALDPISACAAVTPDARGFRLAYTDPEGETRTIHEDSRIPTSRNCPTDYRLGGVMTYGGGGANAVHVALVTVLSRGFEGPDGRWIAVPFRP